Proteins from one Bombus pascuorum chromosome 15, iyBomPasc1.1, whole genome shotgun sequence genomic window:
- the LOC132914869 gene encoding small ribosomal subunit protein uS5-like isoform X1: MADTAPAARGGFRGGFGSRGGDRGGDRGGPRGRGRGGRGRGRGRGRGKEDSKEWIPVTKLGRLVRDGRIESLEHIYLFSLPIKEYEIIDKFLGVELKDEVLKIMPVQKQTRAGQRTRFKAFVAIGDYKGHIGLGVKCSKEVATAIRGAIILAKLSVVPVRRGYWGNKIGDPHTVPCKVTGKCGSVQVRLIPAPRGTGIVSAPVPKKLLQMAGIEDCYTSARGSTCTLGNFAKATYAAIAKTYAYLTPDLWHDQALRKAPYQEFADYLSKSHKVVDRQRPAEVA; this comes from the exons ATGGCGGACACTGCTCCAGCCGCGCGTGGAGGTTTTCGTGGAGGGTTTGGTTCTCGTGGAGGTGACCGTGGAGGTGACCGTGGAGGTCCAAGAGGTAGAGGCCGCGGAGGCAGAGGTAGAGGTCGTGGTCGTGGACGTGGTAAAGAAGATAGCAAAGAATGGATCCCAGTAACTAAACTTGGACGCCTTGTTAGAGATGGAAGAATAGAATCCTTAGAACACATCTATCTCTTTTCATTGCCTATCAAAGAATATGAGATCATTGACAAATTCCTTGGAGTTGAATTGAAAGATGAAGTACTGAAAATCATGCCTGTACAGAAACAAACTAGAGCTGGACAGCGTACTCGTTTCAAG GCTTTCGTAGCTATTGGGGATTATAAAGGCCACATTGGCCTAGGTGTAAAATGCTCTAAGGAAGTGGCCACTGCCATTCGTGGAGCTATCATACTGGCTAAGCTTTCAGTTGTGCCAGTACGTCGTGGTTATTGGGGAAACAAGATTGGGGATCCTCATACTGTACCCTGTAAAGTTACTGGCAAGTGTGGATCGGTTCAGGTGCGTCTAATTCCAGCACCAAGGGGTACAGGTATCGTATCAGCACCTGTCCCTAAGAAATTGTTACAGATGGCTGGTATAGAAGACTGCTATACCTCGGCCAGAGGATCTACTTGTACTCTTGGTAATTTTGCGAAAGCTACCTATGCAGCTATTGCCAAAACCTATGCCTATTTAACACCAGATCTATGGCATGATCAGGCGCTAAGGAAAGCTCCTTATCAAGAGTTCGCAGACTATTTGTCAAAAAGTCACAAAGTTGTGGATAGACAGAGGCCTGCTGAGGTTGCCTAA
- the LOC132914878 gene encoding probable DNA-directed RNA polymerases I and III subunit RPAC2: MGRLAEVVGEQSSEKCKTFVFMGEGYTLGNSLVAVISQNPDVEFCACFVNHPSEGNIYLRIQAKNGKAIDILRKGLQDFEKICDHTLETFNNAYEQFKTSRDMFVDST, from the exons atgGGTCGATTAGCAGAG gTAGTTGGCGAACAATCATCCGAGAAATGTAAAACTTTTGTATTCATGGGTGAAGGTTATACCTTGGGAAATTCCTTAGTAGCAGTAATCTCGCAAAA TCCTGATGTGGAGTTTTGTGCTTGTTTCGTCAATCATCCATCAGAAGGAAACATATACTTGAGGATCCAAGCGAAAAACGGAAAAGCTATAGACATACTAAGAAAAGGATTACAAGATTTTGAAAAGATTTGTGATCACACTTTAGAAACTTTCAACAATGCTTATGAACAGTTTAAGACTTCTAGAGATATGTTTGTAGATAGTACGTAA
- the LOC132914869 gene encoding small ribosomal subunit protein uS5-like isoform X2, producing MADTAPAARGGFRGGFGSRGGDRGGDRGGPRGRGRGGRGRGRGRGRGKEDSKEWIPVTKLGRLVRDGRIESLEHIYLFSLPIKEYEIIDKFLGVELKDEVLKIMPVQKQTRAGQRTRFKAFVAIGDYKGHIGLGVKCSKEVATAIRGAIILAKLSVVPVRRGYWGNKIGDPHTVPCKVTGKCGSVQMAGIEDCYTSARGSTCTLGNFAKATYAAIAKTYAYLTPDLWHDQALRKAPYQEFADYLSKSHKVVDRQRPAEVA from the exons ATGGCGGACACTGCTCCAGCCGCGCGTGGAGGTTTTCGTGGAGGGTTTGGTTCTCGTGGAGGTGACCGTGGAGGTGACCGTGGAGGTCCAAGAGGTAGAGGCCGCGGAGGCAGAGGTAGAGGTCGTGGTCGTGGACGTGGTAAAGAAGATAGCAAAGAATGGATCCCAGTAACTAAACTTGGACGCCTTGTTAGAGATGGAAGAATAGAATCCTTAGAACACATCTATCTCTTTTCATTGCCTATCAAAGAATATGAGATCATTGACAAATTCCTTGGAGTTGAATTGAAAGATGAAGTACTGAAAATCATGCCTGTACAGAAACAAACTAGAGCTGGACAGCGTACTCGTTTCAAG GCTTTCGTAGCTATTGGGGATTATAAAGGCCACATTGGCCTAGGTGTAAAATGCTCTAAGGAAGTGGCCACTGCCATTCGTGGAGCTATCATACTGGCTAAGCTTTCAGTTGTGCCAGTACGTCGTGGTTATTGGGGAAACAAGATTGGGGATCCTCATACTGTACCCTGTAAAGTTACTGGCAAGTGTGGATCGGTTCAG ATGGCTGGTATAGAAGACTGCTATACCTCGGCCAGAGGATCTACTTGTACTCTTGGTAATTTTGCGAAAGCTACCTATGCAGCTATTGCCAAAACCTATGCCTATTTAACACCAGATCTATGGCATGATCAGGCGCTAAGGAAAGCTCCTTATCAAGAGTTCGCAGACTATTTGTCAAAAAGTCACAAAGTTGTGGATAGACAGAGGCCTGCTGAGGTTGCCTAA
- the LOC132914870 gene encoding large ribosomal subunit protein mL64 gives MSIKQLIFNVPLKLRFQNIGAKCYFSKGSTIIESAEEKPIFIEEQDNADLERKRNKSRLTEAHRNILLGKKPYDTPQDRFHETVKYKKRILGRYGMEALGVPAGLAWPTPEEVEDMKEYESLAHPLNIQERLQQIKEKKKIEEEALLAKQAQIEKKMATMKQLIAQVQEKIAQKQQAELEAKERKERKIEEIRHKLIAQGTMSATKLSEAVSMAEKDEKKLKKELKKAKMLEREKKLAEKLLRESESNKAEEDEDETDSQQK, from the exons ATGTCTATAAAACAGTTAATTTTCAATGTACCATTGAAGTtaagatttcaaaatattggTGCAAAATGTTACTTTTCAAAGGGAAGTACAATTATTGAATCCGCTGAAGAGAAACCTATCTTTATAGAagagcaagataatgctgacttagaaagaaagagaaataaatcaaGACTTACAGAAGCACACAGGAATATATTGTTAGGGAAAAAACCTTACGATACACCACAAGATCGATTTCATGAGACAGTCAAATACAAGAAACGAATATTAGGAAGATATGGAATGGAAGCTTTAGGAGTACCTGCAGGATTGGCTTGGCCTACTCCTGAAGAAGTAGAAGACATGAAAGAGTATGAAAGTCTTGCACATCcattaaatattcaagaaaGATTACAAcagattaaagaaaaaaagaagatcgaAGAAGAGGCATTGTTAGCTAA GCAAGCacaaatagaaaagaaaatggcCACTATGAAGCAATTAATAGCTCAGGTACAAGAAAAAATAGCTCAAAAGCAACAGGCAGAATTAGAAGCTAAAGAGCGAAAGGAACGTAAGATTGAAGAGATTAGACATAAATTGATAGCTCAAGGAACTATGTCTGCAACAAAACTATCAGAGGCAGTGAGTATGGCAGAAAAAGATGAGAAGAAGTTGAAGAAGGAACTGAAGAAAGCAAAGATGTtggagagagaaaagaaattagcAGAAAAATTGCTTAGAGAATCTGAAAGTAATAAAGCAGAGGAAGACGAAGATGAAACAGATTctcaacaaaaataa